A stretch of Microtus pennsylvanicus isolate mMicPen1 chromosome 5, mMicPen1.hap1, whole genome shotgun sequence DNA encodes these proteins:
- the Cdr2 gene encoding cerebellar degeneration-related protein 2 isoform X1: MSRGTTTGTSSKIFVVLDLQLAAELGKTLLDRNTELEESLQQMYTTNQEQLQEIEYLTKQVELLRQMNEQHAKVYEQLDVTARELEETNQKLVAESKASQQKILSLTETIECLQNNIDHLQNQVKELKSSSQERERQKTCDQEKPAPSFSYLKELYDLRQHFVYDHVFAEKITSLENQQSPEEEENKHLKKTVTMLQAQLSLERKKRVSVEAEYKVVLKENSELEQQLGATGAFRARALELEAEVAEMRQMLQAEHPFVNGVEKLVSDSLFVTFKEPSQSLLEEMFLAAPEAQRKPLKRSSSETVLSSMAGGDIVKGHEETCIRRAKAVKQRGISLLHEVDTQYSALKVKYEELLKKCQQEQDSLSHKAVQTSRLLARDLTGLVTPCEAGASGWEPTPVTPEPTTSPTTTPPEYKALFKEIFSCIKKTKQEIDEQRTKYPSLSSYS; encoded by the exons ATGAGCCGTGGTACGACCACCGGGACCTCCAGCAAG ATATTTGTTGTGCTAGATCTCCAGCTTGCTGCTGAACTTGGAAAGACGCTGCTGGATCGGAACACAGAGTTGGAGGAGTCTCTTCAGCAGATGTACACAACCAATCAGGAGCAGCTACAGGAAATTGAG TACCTGACCAAACAGGTGGAGCTCCTGCGGCAAATGAATGAGCAGCATGCAAAAGTTTACGAGCAGTTAGATGTCACAGCAAGAGAACTGGAAGAGACCAACCAGAAGCTTGTGGCTGAGAGCAAAGCCTCGCAACAGAAAATCCTAAG CCTGACGGAAACAATTGAATGCCTACAAAACAACATTGATCACCTCCAGAACCAAGTGAAGGAGCTGAAATCTTCCAGccaagaaagagagaggcagaagacatGTGACCAGGAGAAGCCAGCACCCAGCTTCTCCTATCTGAAAGAGCTGTATGACCTCCGCCA ACACTTTGTATATGACCACGTGTTTGCTGAGAAGATCACTTCCTTGGAAAACCAACAAAGCCccgaagaagaagaaaacaagcaccTGAAAAAGACAGTGACGATGTTGCAGGCCCAGCTGAGCCTAGAGAGGAAGAAGCGAGTGAGCGTGGAGGCAGAGTATAAGGTGGTACTGAAAGAGAACAGtgagctggagcagcagctgggtGCCACAGGTGCCTTCCGAGCCCGGGCACTGGAGTTGGAGGCTGAGGTGGCCGAGATGCGGCAGATGCTGCAGGCAGAGCACCCTTTTGTGAATGGGGTTGAGAAGCTGGTGTCCGACTCTTTGTTTGTCACTTTCAAGGAGCCCAGCCAGAGCCTGCTGGAGGAGATGTTCCTAGCCGCTCCAGAAGCACAAAGGAAACCGCTCAAGCGCAGCAGCAGTGAGACAGTGCTCAGCAGCATGGCAGGGGGTGACATTGTGAAGGGCCACGAGGAGACTTGCATCAGGAGAGCTAAGGCTGTGAAGCAGAGGGGCATCTCCCTTCTGCATGAAGTGGACACTCAGTACAGTGCCCTGAAAGTGAAGTATGAAGAGCTACTGAAGAAGTGCCAGCAGGAGCAGGACTCACTGTCACACAAGGCCGTCCAGACCTCTAGGCTGCTGGCCAGGGACCTGACAGGACTGGTGACCCCGTGTGAGGCTGGAGCCAGTGGCTGGGAACCCACCCCTGTCACCCCAGAGCCCACCACTTCCCCCACCACTACACCTCCAGAATACAAAGCACTATTTAAGGAGATATTTAGTtgcatcaagaaaacaaagcaggaaatagatgaacaaagaacaaaataccCATCTCTCTCCTCTTACTCTTAA
- the Cdr2 gene encoding cerebellar degeneration-related protein 2 isoform X2 — MLADNLVEEFEIEDEPWYDHRDLQQDLQLAAELGKTLLDRNTELEESLQQMYTTNQEQLQEIEYLTKQVELLRQMNEQHAKVYEQLDVTARELEETNQKLVAESKASQQKILSLTETIECLQNNIDHLQNQVKELKSSSQERERQKTCDQEKPAPSFSYLKELYDLRQHFVYDHVFAEKITSLENQQSPEEEENKHLKKTVTMLQAQLSLERKKRVSVEAEYKVVLKENSELEQQLGATGAFRARALELEAEVAEMRQMLQAEHPFVNGVEKLVSDSLFVTFKEPSQSLLEEMFLAAPEAQRKPLKRSSSETVLSSMAGGDIVKGHEETCIRRAKAVKQRGISLLHEVDTQYSALKVKYEELLKKCQQEQDSLSHKAVQTSRLLARDLTGLVTPCEAGASGWEPTPVTPEPTTSPTTTPPEYKALFKEIFSCIKKTKQEIDEQRTKYPSLSSYS; from the exons ATGCTGGCAGATAACCTGGTGGAGGAGTTTGAGATAGAGGATGAGCCGTGGTACGACCACCGGGACCTCCAGCAAG ATCTCCAGCTTGCTGCTGAACTTGGAAAGACGCTGCTGGATCGGAACACAGAGTTGGAGGAGTCTCTTCAGCAGATGTACACAACCAATCAGGAGCAGCTACAGGAAATTGAG TACCTGACCAAACAGGTGGAGCTCCTGCGGCAAATGAATGAGCAGCATGCAAAAGTTTACGAGCAGTTAGATGTCACAGCAAGAGAACTGGAAGAGACCAACCAGAAGCTTGTGGCTGAGAGCAAAGCCTCGCAACAGAAAATCCTAAG CCTGACGGAAACAATTGAATGCCTACAAAACAACATTGATCACCTCCAGAACCAAGTGAAGGAGCTGAAATCTTCCAGccaagaaagagagaggcagaagacatGTGACCAGGAGAAGCCAGCACCCAGCTTCTCCTATCTGAAAGAGCTGTATGACCTCCGCCA ACACTTTGTATATGACCACGTGTTTGCTGAGAAGATCACTTCCTTGGAAAACCAACAAAGCCccgaagaagaagaaaacaagcaccTGAAAAAGACAGTGACGATGTTGCAGGCCCAGCTGAGCCTAGAGAGGAAGAAGCGAGTGAGCGTGGAGGCAGAGTATAAGGTGGTACTGAAAGAGAACAGtgagctggagcagcagctgggtGCCACAGGTGCCTTCCGAGCCCGGGCACTGGAGTTGGAGGCTGAGGTGGCCGAGATGCGGCAGATGCTGCAGGCAGAGCACCCTTTTGTGAATGGGGTTGAGAAGCTGGTGTCCGACTCTTTGTTTGTCACTTTCAAGGAGCCCAGCCAGAGCCTGCTGGAGGAGATGTTCCTAGCCGCTCCAGAAGCACAAAGGAAACCGCTCAAGCGCAGCAGCAGTGAGACAGTGCTCAGCAGCATGGCAGGGGGTGACATTGTGAAGGGCCACGAGGAGACTTGCATCAGGAGAGCTAAGGCTGTGAAGCAGAGGGGCATCTCCCTTCTGCATGAAGTGGACACTCAGTACAGTGCCCTGAAAGTGAAGTATGAAGAGCTACTGAAGAAGTGCCAGCAGGAGCAGGACTCACTGTCACACAAGGCCGTCCAGACCTCTAGGCTGCTGGCCAGGGACCTGACAGGACTGGTGACCCCGTGTGAGGCTGGAGCCAGTGGCTGGGAACCCACCCCTGTCACCCCAGAGCCCACCACTTCCCCCACCACTACACCTCCAGAATACAAAGCACTATTTAAGGAGATATTTAGTtgcatcaagaaaacaaagcaggaaatagatgaacaaagaacaaaataccCATCTCTCTCCTCTTACTCTTAA